A DNA window from Acinetobacter sp. 10FS3-1 contains the following coding sequences:
- a CDS encoding MATE family efflux transporter has translation MSNVSSATTFSFELKRLFQLMLPILVTQFSQAGLGLIDTIMAGHLSPTDLAAIAVGVGLWIPVMLLFSGIMIATTPLVAEANGARTPEKIATIARQSLWVALVLGIIAGLILQILPWVLPLLGVPESLQPKASLFLHAIGFGMPAVTMYAALRGYSEAIGYPRPVTAISLLALILLVPLNYLFMYGLGPLPALGSAGCGFATAILQWLMFITLALYIFKNKAYHKTQPFSHWETADPYWLKRILKLGFPIGLAIFFEVSIFSTAAIVLSPLGETIVAAHQIAISITSQLFMIPMSLAIALTIRVGTYYGEQNWQAMRKVQSLGLISATVLALLSMLLLWLFRQEIVALYTSDTLVTQIAMYLILFAIAYQLMDGWQISAAGCLRGMQDTKGPMWITMISYWIIAFPVGVYLSRFSDMGAAGVWVGLIVGLTVACVLLLARLYSNNKRLGLNS, from the coding sequence GTGTCTAATGTTTCGTCCGCCACAACCTTTTCCTTTGAGTTAAAGCGCCTGTTTCAGCTCATGCTGCCCATTCTGGTCACCCAATTTTCCCAGGCAGGGTTGGGGCTCATTGATACGATTATGGCCGGACACCTTTCCCCTACTGATCTTGCCGCAATTGCGGTAGGGGTCGGTTTATGGATTCCGGTCATGCTGCTGTTTAGTGGGATCATGATTGCCACCACGCCTTTAGTGGCTGAAGCCAATGGTGCACGTACGCCGGAAAAAATTGCCACCATTGCCCGGCAGTCTCTGTGGGTGGCATTGGTCCTCGGGATCATTGCAGGCCTGATTTTACAGATTTTGCCTTGGGTCCTGCCCCTGCTAGGTGTGCCGGAAAGTCTACAGCCTAAGGCCAGCCTGTTCTTGCATGCCATTGGTTTCGGGATGCCCGCGGTCACCATGTATGCAGCTCTTCGCGGCTATTCTGAAGCCATAGGTTATCCGCGTCCGGTGACTGCCATCAGCCTGCTGGCCCTGATCCTGCTGGTTCCACTGAACTATCTCTTTATGTATGGACTGGGTCCTCTTCCGGCTCTGGGAAGTGCAGGCTGTGGATTTGCTACCGCCATTCTGCAATGGCTGATGTTTATCACACTGGCTCTGTATATTTTTAAGAATAAGGCCTATCACAAGACCCAGCCTTTTAGCCATTGGGAAACAGCTGATCCTTATTGGCTGAAACGTATTTTAAAACTCGGCTTTCCGATTGGCCTGGCGATTTTCTTTGAAGTCAGCATTTTTAGTACTGCAGCCATTGTCTTGAGTCCTTTGGGTGAAACCATTGTGGCAGCGCACCAGATTGCCATTTCTATCACGTCCCAGCTCTTTATGATTCCAATGTCTCTCGCCATTGCTTTGACCATCCGAGTCGGGACCTATTATGGAGAACAGAACTGGCAGGCGATGCGTAAAGTACAAAGTCTGGGGCTGATTAGTGCCACCGTTCTGGCCCTGCTGTCCATGCTGCTGCTCTGGCTGTTCCGTCAGGAAATTGTGGCTCTCTATACTTCAGATACGCTGGTCACTCAAATTGCCATGTATCTAATACTCTTTGCTATTGCCTATCAGTTGATGGATGGCTGGCAGATCAGTGCTGCCGGCTGCTTGCGCGGCATGCAGGATACCAAAGGCCCCATGTGGATCACCATGATTTCCTATTGGATTATTGCTTTCCCGGTCGGTGTCTATCTGTCACGTTTTAGTGATATGGGTGCCGCCGGGGTCTGGGTTGGCCTGATTGTGGGGCTGACTGTGGCCTGTGTGTTATTGTTGGCACGGCTTTATAGTAATAATAAACGTCTTGGTCTGAATTCCTAA
- the hemF gene encoding oxygen-dependent coproporphyrinogen oxidase — MQHPTSMDIQRVREFLLDLQARICAALEQQERAGGGSAEFVIDDWERPEGGGGRSRVLQNGTVIEKGGVMFSHINISNLPASATERHPNIAGAKAQAMGVSLVIHPKNPNVPTSHANVRLFVAEKEGQDPIWWFGGGFDLTPFYPNDDDILSWHQTAHDLCAPFGANVYAEHKKWCDDYFYLKHRDEQRGVGGLFFDDLNQWDFETCFQYIQAVGNGYLEAILPIFKRNQNKAYTQAQRDFQLYRRGRYVEYNLVYDRGTLFGLQTGGRIESILVSLPPLTGWSYRPEWAEGSAEKRLTDYYLKAHDWLTQLKTK, encoded by the coding sequence ATGCAGCATCCAACATCTATGGATATTCAACGCGTTCGCGAATTTCTCCTCGACCTGCAAGCTCGGATCTGTGCAGCACTTGAACAGCAAGAACGGGCGGGCGGCGGTAGCGCCGAATTTGTGATTGATGACTGGGAACGTCCTGAAGGTGGCGGTGGCCGTTCCCGGGTTTTACAAAATGGCACGGTGATTGAAAAAGGTGGAGTAATGTTTTCCCACATCAATATATCCAACCTGCCGGCTTCGGCGACTGAACGCCATCCGAATATTGCCGGCGCCAAGGCTCAGGCCATGGGGGTATCGCTGGTCATCCATCCTAAAAACCCGAATGTACCAACCTCACATGCCAATGTACGCTTATTTGTGGCAGAAAAAGAAGGCCAGGATCCCATCTGGTGGTTTGGAGGCGGTTTTGATTTAACCCCCTTTTATCCCAATGATGACGATATTTTATCTTGGCATCAGACGGCACATGACCTGTGTGCACCCTTTGGGGCCAACGTGTATGCCGAACACAAAAAATGGTGTGATGATTATTTTTATCTGAAGCATCGTGACGAGCAGCGCGGGGTGGGCGGCCTATTCTTTGATGACCTTAATCAGTGGGATTTTGAGACCTGTTTCCAGTATATACAAGCTGTAGGCAATGGCTATTTAGAGGCTATTCTGCCTATTTTCAAGCGTAATCAGAACAAGGCATACACGCAGGCACAGCGCGATTTTCAGCTGTATCGTCGTGGCCGCTATGTAGAATACAATCTGGTCTATGACCGCGGTACGCTGTTTGGCCTGCAAACCGGCGGGCGGATCGAATCGATTCTGGTCAGCCTGCCACCTCTTACTGGCTGGTCATATCGTCCTGAATGGGCTGAAGGTTCAGCTGAGAAGCGCCTCACCGATTACTATCTTAAAGCGCATGACTGGTTAACACAACTGAAAACCAAATAA
- the hemN gene encoding oxygen-independent coproporphyrinogen III oxidase: protein MSVQMKSLIQKYNVPGPRYTSYPTVPYWQEQDFSLARWKQSLKRSFDESNQSEGISLYIHLPFCESLCTFCGCHKRVTKRHEVEQPYIQAVLKEWALYCELLQDKPLIKEIHLGGGTPTFFSVEHLTQLIQGILLKANIAAEHEFSFEGHPNNTTREHLQGLYDLGFRRVSYGVQDYNATVQKAIHRIQPYENVKQVTEWAREIGYSSISHDLVFGLPFQSLDDVLNTIDQTNSLLPDRLALYSYAHVPWIKGNGQRGFKDTDVPKDELKRQCYEEGKNKLLAQGYHEIGMDHFALSSDSMYRSFQTGTLHRNFMGYTASKTQLMIGLGVSSISDSWYSFAQNVKTIEEYYECLEQHKIPVFKGHILSREDLIIRQHILNLMCSFNTSWENPELQFAEIEEVLEQLEEMQQDELIKIADASVTILEKGKPFVRNICMAFDLHLKRRMPENRIFSMTI, encoded by the coding sequence ATGTCGGTTCAGATGAAATCTCTTATTCAGAAATATAATGTTCCTGGTCCACGTTACACCAGCTATCCAACCGTCCCCTATTGGCAGGAACAGGATTTTTCCCTGGCCCGCTGGAAGCAGAGCTTAAAGCGGTCTTTTGACGAGTCGAATCAGTCAGAGGGCATTAGCCTGTATATTCATCTCCCCTTTTGTGAAAGCCTGTGTACCTTCTGTGGCTGCCATAAGCGTGTCACCAAACGCCACGAAGTAGAGCAGCCTTATATTCAAGCCGTATTGAAAGAGTGGGCACTGTATTGTGAATTGCTGCAAGACAAGCCCCTTATTAAAGAAATTCATCTGGGGGGCGGTACGCCGACTTTCTTCTCAGTTGAGCATTTAACCCAGCTGATTCAGGGAATTTTACTCAAGGCGAACATTGCCGCAGAACATGAGTTCAGTTTTGAAGGCCATCCAAACAATACCACGCGTGAGCATTTGCAAGGGTTGTATGATCTGGGTTTTCGCCGGGTCAGCTATGGTGTGCAGGACTATAATGCAACCGTACAAAAAGCCATCCATCGGATTCAGCCCTATGAGAATGTCAAGCAGGTCACTGAATGGGCACGTGAGATTGGCTATAGCTCCATCTCGCATGATCTGGTCTTTGGCTTGCCTTTTCAGAGTCTGGACGATGTTCTAAATACCATCGACCAGACCAACTCACTGCTACCGGATCGTCTGGCCTTGTATAGCTATGCCCATGTGCCATGGATTAAAGGCAATGGCCAGCGCGGCTTTAAAGATACTGATGTGCCCAAAGATGAACTCAAACGCCAATGCTATGAAGAAGGCAAAAACAAGCTTCTGGCACAGGGCTATCATGAAATTGGCATGGATCACTTTGCCCTAAGCAGTGACAGCATGTACCGGTCTTTTCAAACAGGGACTTTACACCGCAACTTTATGGGCTATACCGCTTCCAAAACCCAGCTCATGATTGGACTGGGGGTTTCTTCAATCAGTGACAGCTGGTATAGCTTTGCGCAAAACGTGAAAACGATTGAAGAATATTATGAATGTCTAGAACAGCATAAGATTCCGGTCTTTAAAGGACATATTCTGTCTCGGGAAGATCTGATCATTCGCCAGCATATTCTCAACCTGATGTGCAGCTTTAACACTTCATGGGAAAATCCTGAACTGCAATTTGCTGAAATTGAGGAAGTGCTGGAGCAGCTTGAAGAAATGCAGCAGGATGAATTGATTAAAATAGCAGACGCATCAGTCACGATTTTGGAAAAAGGCAAACCTTTTGTCCGCAATATTTGTATGGCCTTTGATTTGCATTTAAAGCGCCGCATGCCGGAAAACCGGATTTTCTCGATGACGATTTAA
- the aroE gene encoding shikimate dehydrogenase, whose product MSKQFAVVGNPIEQSRSPELHQAFAAKTGIALNYKKRLAPLDGFSANIQEFFAQGGSGMNVTVPFKEQAFAQCQVLTERAKIAKAVNTLWMQEGVLHGDNTDGQGLVEAIRALDWNLENTDILMIGAGGATRGVIYPLVQAGAKKIVIANRTLARAEQLVTDLRDAVPQAELHAIALDALTGDFDLVINATSVSLTGDALILPDSLRFKQAYEMAYGKPSSFLDQAKARGVPTSEGFGMLVGQAIESFYIWNGVKPELKDFL is encoded by the coding sequence ATGAGCAAGCAATTTGCTGTGGTCGGTAATCCCATTGAACAATCACGCTCTCCGGAACTTCATCAGGCTTTTGCAGCCAAAACCGGTATAGCATTAAACTATAAGAAACGTCTGGCACCACTCGATGGTTTTAGCGCCAATATTCAGGAATTTTTCGCTCAGGGGGGCAGCGGCATGAATGTCACAGTGCCCTTTAAAGAGCAGGCTTTTGCTCAATGTCAGGTCCTGACCGAGCGCGCCAAAATTGCTAAAGCCGTCAATACACTCTGGATGCAAGAAGGTGTATTGCATGGAGATAATACCGATGGTCAGGGACTGGTCGAAGCCATTCGTGCCTTGGACTGGAATCTGGAAAATACCGATATCCTGATGATTGGCGCAGGCGGTGCTACACGTGGAGTGATTTATCCGCTGGTACAAGCAGGCGCCAAAAAAATCGTGATTGCCAACCGTACTCTGGCGCGTGCCGAACAGCTGGTGACAGACCTGCGCGATGCCGTGCCGCAGGCGGAATTACATGCCATCGCCCTAGATGCTCTAACGGGTGATTTTGATCTGGTCATCAATGCCACTTCTGTGAGCTTAACGGGTGATGCACTGATACTGCCAGACAGTTTGCGCTTTAAACAGGCCTATGAAATGGCCTATGGCAAGCCTTCTTCTTTCCTCGATCAGGCCAAAGCCCGCGGTGTACCGACTTCTGAAGGTTTTGGTATGCTGGTCGGTCAGGCCATTGAATCCTTTTATATCTGGAATGGGGTAAAACCGGAGCTGAAGGATTTTCTTTAA
- a CDS encoding DMT family transporter, translating into MKISSQLIILLPLVFTIGVLLTLQTAINTQLKEYLYSPIQAAFFSFLIGTIVLALLVLLQPQSKPTLQELMNVPLYLWIGGVLGVYAISMSIYAAPKLGFLTLTGAIIFGQLVMSMVVDQFGLLGNAKLPLNWQRLLGGVVIFIGVLLTLQR; encoded by the coding sequence ATGAAAATATCTTCCCAACTGATCATATTATTGCCTCTGGTGTTTACTATTGGAGTCTTGCTGACCTTGCAGACCGCCATTAACACCCAGTTAAAAGAATATTTATATTCTCCGATTCAAGCTGCATTTTTTTCCTTTTTGATTGGTACAATAGTGCTTGCCCTGCTGGTGCTGTTGCAGCCGCAATCCAAGCCGACTCTACAGGAGCTGATGAATGTGCCCCTGTACTTATGGATCGGAGGCGTACTGGGGGTATATGCCATTAGTATGAGCATCTATGCAGCGCCCAAGCTTGGTTTTTTGACTTTGACGGGTGCCATTATTTTTGGTCAGCTGGTCATGTCGATGGTGGTAGACCAATTTGGTCTGCTGGGCAATGCAAAACTGCCGCTAAACTGGCAACGTCTATTGGGTGGCGTAGTGATTTTTATTGGTGTGCTTCTCACTTTACAACGCTAA
- a CDS encoding cold-shock protein: MSNTVNGTVKWFNETKGFGFIQQESGPDVFAHFSEIQGSGFKTLIEGQKVSFIVAQGQKGPTATQITAL, translated from the coding sequence ATGTCTAATACAGTTAATGGTACAGTAAAGTGGTTTAACGAAACTAAAGGTTTCGGTTTCATTCAACAAGAATCTGGTCCAGACGTTTTCGCTCATTTCAGCGAAATCCAGGGTTCTGGCTTCAAAACTCTAATTGAAGGCCAAAAAGTTTCTTTCATCGTTGCTCAAGGTCAAAAAGGCCCTACAGCGACTCAAATCACTGCTCTATAA
- the hemW gene encoding radical SAM family heme chaperone HemW, with product MAELNPALIPVSLYIHMPWCVRKCPYCDFNSHAVPEGKLSLELEQEYLHALVEDFKTQVDFAQGRAIHSVFIGGGTPSLISAPGYQWLFTQLQAIIPFEADCEITLEANPGTVEHDPFAGYLAAGINRLSLGVQSFNTEHLKRLGRIHSNEDALFAIGLVHEAGFQRINVDLMHGLPEQTLEQALNDLKLAVEHGATHISWYQLTIEPNTVFFRTQPVLPLDEVLEDIQEQGERYLKAQGFVNYEVSAWRKELPSAHNLNYWQFGDYLAIGAGAHGKVTRPDGVYRFQKTRLPKDYLAKVPAEHLQLKRIEESELPFEFMMNALRLNNGVDTKLYSERTGLSVEHLNGLLDSLRQRHLMVEDISRIACTEQGHIFLNSVLEEFL from the coding sequence TTGGCTGAACTAAATCCCGCCCTGATTCCTGTATCGCTTTATATCCATATGCCGTGGTGTGTGCGCAAATGTCCTTATTGTGACTTTAACTCACATGCGGTTCCTGAGGGGAAATTGTCTCTGGAGCTGGAACAGGAATATTTACACGCCTTGGTCGAGGACTTTAAAACTCAGGTAGATTTTGCCCAGGGACGCGCCATTCACAGTGTTTTTATCGGTGGTGGAACCCCTTCGCTCATTTCTGCACCAGGCTATCAATGGTTATTTACACAATTGCAGGCGATTATTCCTTTTGAAGCGGATTGTGAAATTACCCTGGAAGCCAATCCAGGCACCGTCGAGCATGATCCTTTTGCGGGCTATCTCGCAGCAGGTATTAACCGTCTCTCGCTTGGCGTGCAAAGCTTTAATACTGAACATCTGAAACGCTTAGGGCGGATTCATAGCAATGAAGATGCTCTTTTTGCCATTGGGCTGGTACATGAAGCTGGCTTTCAGCGCATTAATGTAGACCTGATGCATGGACTACCGGAACAGACTCTAGAACAGGCGCTGAATGATCTGAAGCTCGCCGTTGAACATGGAGCAACACATATTTCCTGGTATCAGCTCACTATAGAACCGAATACGGTCTTTTTCCGCACTCAGCCAGTTTTACCGCTAGATGAGGTTCTGGAAGATATTCAGGAGCAGGGCGAGCGCTACCTCAAGGCCCAAGGCTTTGTTAATTACGAAGTCTCTGCCTGGCGTAAAGAATTGCCTTCGGCACACAATCTGAATTATTGGCAATTTGGCGATTATCTGGCCATTGGAGCAGGGGCGCATGGGAAAGTAACTCGACCGGATGGCGTGTACCGTTTCCAGAAAACCCGTTTACCCAAAGATTATCTGGCTAAAGTGCCTGCTGAGCATTTACAGCTTAAACGGATTGAAGAGAGCGAGCTGCCATTTGAATTTATGATGAATGCCCTGCGCTTGAACAACGGCGTAGATACCAAACTTTATAGTGAGCGGACCGGCCTTTCAGTTGAGCATTTAAATGGACTCTTGGATTCACTACGTCAGCGACACTTGATGGTAGAGGATATAAGTCGCATTGCCTGTACGGAACAGGGACATATATTTTTAAATTCAGTGCTGGAAGAATTTCTTTAA
- a CDS encoding acyl-CoA dehydrogenase C-terminal domain-containing protein — MPAYKAPLHDIRFLMNEVLDYPAHYQNLSNGEYADADTVDMILEGAADFCENVLSPLNQSGDLEGCHFENGEVKTPKGFKEAYDQFVQGGWQGLSYPEEFGGQNLPMSLNLIKSEMMGTANWSFQMYPGLSIGCINTIMQYGTEAQKNTYLPHLVAGTWAGTMCLTEPQCGTDLGQVKTKAEPKEDGSYAISGTKIFISAGEHDLTENIVHIVLARLPDAPQGTKGISLFIVPKFVPAADGGIGERNPVTCGSIEHKMGIRASATAVLNFDNAVGYLIGEPNKGLHAMFTFMNTARIGTAIQGICHAELSFQGALPYAKERLSMRALSGKKDPEKVADAIIHHADVRRMLLTQKAIAEGGRAMIYHAAQIADNMNDALVRGDQAAFEEQDDHLGFYTPILKGFLTEMGFEAANHGVQVFGGHGYIQEWGMEQIVRDARISTLYEGTTGVQALDLIGRKVLLTSKGKVIRDYTAEILKFCGQHARNKYMRRFAWDLTKLCAQWNALTVRIMLAARKDRDIVSSASVDFLMFSGYVMMAYFWAQQAAVASAKLTSGDGAETPEFYKAKIKTADFYFERLLPRAQGHAEAMVNPSKTLTTLAAEHFSFDY, encoded by the coding sequence ATGCCAGCTTATAAAGCCCCTTTACACGACATTCGCTTTTTAATGAATGAAGTGCTTGACTACCCTGCGCACTACCAGAACCTGTCGAATGGTGAATATGCCGATGCTGACACGGTAGACATGATTTTGGAAGGTGCGGCAGATTTTTGTGAAAATGTCCTTTCTCCTTTAAACCAGAGCGGTGATCTGGAAGGCTGTCATTTTGAAAATGGCGAAGTCAAAACACCAAAAGGCTTCAAAGAAGCCTATGACCAGTTTGTACAAGGCGGCTGGCAAGGTTTGTCCTATCCTGAAGAATTTGGTGGCCAAAACCTGCCAATGTCTCTTAACCTGATCAAATCAGAAATGATGGGAACAGCTAACTGGTCTTTCCAGATGTATCCGGGCCTGAGCATAGGCTGTATCAACACCATCATGCAATATGGCACCGAGGCGCAAAAGAATACTTATCTGCCTCATCTGGTTGCAGGCACCTGGGCAGGCACCATGTGTCTGACTGAACCACAATGTGGTACGGATCTCGGTCAGGTGAAAACCAAGGCTGAGCCGAAAGAAGACGGCAGCTATGCCATTTCAGGAACCAAGATTTTCATCTCTGCCGGTGAACATGATCTGACTGAAAACATCGTGCATATTGTCTTGGCCCGTCTTCCGGATGCGCCGCAAGGCACCAAAGGGATTTCCCTGTTTATCGTGCCGAAATTTGTTCCAGCAGCAGATGGTGGGATCGGTGAACGTAACCCGGTGACCTGTGGTTCGATTGAACACAAAATGGGAATCCGTGCGTCTGCGACGGCCGTTCTGAACTTTGACAATGCAGTGGGCTATCTGATTGGTGAGCCAAATAAAGGCTTACATGCCATGTTCACATTTATGAACACCGCGCGTATCGGTACGGCCATTCAAGGCATCTGTCATGCAGAACTGTCCTTCCAGGGTGCTTTACCGTATGCAAAAGAACGTCTGTCTATGCGCGCCCTGTCGGGTAAAAAAGATCCGGAAAAAGTAGCTGATGCAATCATTCACCATGCGGATGTGCGCCGTATGCTGCTAACCCAAAAAGCGATTGCTGAAGGTGGCCGTGCCATGATTTATCATGCTGCCCAAATTGCAGACAATATGAATGATGCGCTGGTACGAGGTGACCAGGCTGCTTTTGAAGAACAGGATGATCATTTAGGTTTCTATACCCCGATTCTGAAAGGCTTCCTGACCGAAATGGGCTTTGAAGCAGCCAACCACGGTGTACAGGTCTTTGGTGGACACGGTTATATCCAAGAATGGGGCATGGAGCAGATCGTACGTGATGCCCGTATCTCTACATTGTATGAAGGTACCACTGGCGTACAGGCACTTGACCTGATTGGCCGTAAAGTCCTGTTGACCTCTAAGGGTAAAGTCATCCGCGATTATACGGCTGAAATCCTGAAATTCTGTGGTCAGCATGCACGTAATAAATATATGCGCCGCTTTGCCTGGGATCTGACCAAGCTGTGCGCGCAGTGGAATGCCCTGACCGTACGTATTATGCTGGCAGCACGTAAAGACCGTGACATCGTCTCAAGCGCTTCGGTGGACTTCCTGATGTTCTCTGGTTATGTGATGATGGCTTATTTCTGGGCACAACAAGCGGCAGTCGCTTCTGCGAAACTGACCTCTGGTGATGGTGCAGAAACACCAGAATTCTATAAAGCCAAAATCAAAACAGCAGATTTCTATTTTGAGCGCCTGTTACCACGTGCCCAAGGACATGCTGAAGCCATGGTTAACCCATCAAAAACGTTAACGACTCTGGCAGCAGAACATTTTAGCTTCGATTACTAA
- the ribA gene encoding GTP cyclohydrolase II, with amino-acid sequence MPIEFVATSRLPTAHGEFKITVFQDPKTGEEHIALSKGLEEPTDEPVLVRIHSECLTGDAFASLKCDCGPQLQATLKLINEVGCGVILYLRQEGRGIGLTNKIRAYALQDQGHDTVDANLMLNLPADARQYDMCSIMLDHLRVKAVRLITNNPLKIDALTAQGIQVTDRVPLTVGLNPFNEQYLKTKHERMAHMYQKDDF; translated from the coding sequence GTGCCAATCGAATTTGTCGCAACGTCAAGATTACCGACCGCTCATGGTGAATTTAAAATTACTGTTTTTCAAGACCCTAAGACAGGAGAGGAACATATCGCGCTCTCTAAGGGTTTAGAGGAACCCACTGATGAGCCAGTCCTGGTTCGTATACATTCAGAATGTCTGACCGGTGATGCCTTTGCTTCCCTGAAATGTGACTGTGGCCCGCAACTGCAAGCCACCCTCAAGCTGATTAATGAAGTTGGCTGCGGCGTGATTTTATATCTGCGCCAGGAAGGACGTGGAATAGGCCTGACCAACAAGATTCGCGCCTATGCCTTGCAGGATCAGGGACATGATACGGTCGATGCCAACCTGATGCTCAATCTGCCAGCAGATGCACGTCAATATGATATGTGCAGCATTATGCTGGATCATTTGAGAGTGAAAGCGGTACGCCTGATCACCAACAATCCGCTTAAAATTGATGCGCTGACAGCACAAGGAATTCAAGTGACTGACCGTGTTCCCTTGACAGTAGGCTTAAATCCATTCAATGAGCAGTATCTCAAAACCAAGCATGAACGTATGGCACATATGTATCAGAAGGATGATTTTTAA
- the dxs gene encoding 1-deoxy-D-xylulose-5-phosphate synthase — MLYTEIPTQRPVTPLLDGIDHPQQLRALEQSQLEQVADELRQFILYAAGQSGGHFGANLGVIELTVALHYCFQTPHDRLIWDVGHQAYPHKALTGRREQLTTIRAKDGLAAFPARDESEFDTFGVGHSSTAISAGLGMALARRYQNDPCEVVSIIGDGAMTAGMAFEAMNDAVAHHANLMVVLNDNDMSISCSTGGFAKHLAAIWERGEFVNVTEEGEAYVQPHPEWLYNSRLHSAATDAADNLFKAIGFDYFGPYDGHDVQQLVHVFNALKKRTGPRLIHVYTKKGKGFAPAESDQIKYHAISKLNAVAAVKMAPKYSDVFGQWLCDEAAQDKRLLAITPAMCEGSGMVQFAKDYPERFFDVAIAEQHAVTLAAGMACEGLKPVVAIYSTFLQRGYDQLVHDVALQNLDVTFGIDRAGLVGEDGPTHAGAYDYAYMRTIPNLVIMAPKDENECRQMLHTAYLYNGPAAVRYPRGNGLGVEIQQTMVEMPIGQAEALLSLNEQSDEHISILAFGSRVQAAVEAAQAFASRYEVGVRVINMRFIKPLDTSMLDQLAHSTSLFVTVEEHAIMGGAGSAVNEYLAEAQIVKPMLNLGLDDTFMAQATHSQMLQQAGLDAQSIEKSIAQAWSKLAQSVLS; from the coding sequence ATGTTGTATACAGAAATTCCAACTCAACGTCCTGTAACACCATTGCTAGATGGAATTGATCATCCTCAGCAACTGCGTGCACTTGAGCAAAGCCAGCTAGAGCAAGTGGCGGATGAGTTACGTCAATTCATTTTGTATGCTGCTGGGCAAAGTGGAGGGCATTTTGGTGCCAACCTCGGTGTAATTGAGCTGACTGTGGCTTTGCACTATTGCTTTCAGACGCCGCATGATCGCCTGATCTGGGATGTGGGTCATCAGGCCTATCCGCATAAAGCTTTGACCGGACGCCGGGAACAGTTGACCACGATTCGTGCCAAGGACGGTCTGGCTGCGTTTCCAGCCCGTGACGAATCCGAGTTTGATACCTTCGGGGTAGGCCACTCTTCCACCGCAATTTCTGCTGGCTTGGGCATGGCATTGGCACGTCGTTATCAGAATGACCCCTGTGAAGTGGTTTCAATTATTGGCGATGGTGCCATGACCGCAGGTATGGCCTTTGAAGCCATGAATGATGCGGTGGCACATCATGCCAACCTGATGGTTGTATTAAATGACAATGATATGTCAATTTCATGCAGTACGGGCGGTTTTGCCAAGCATCTTGCAGCAATCTGGGAGCGTGGTGAATTTGTCAATGTAACCGAAGAGGGTGAGGCCTATGTACAGCCACATCCAGAATGGTTGTATAACTCACGCTTGCACAGCGCGGCAACTGATGCCGCTGATAACCTGTTTAAAGCCATTGGTTTTGATTACTTCGGTCCTTATGATGGTCATGATGTCCAGCAACTGGTTCATGTATTTAATGCCCTGAAAAAGCGGACCGGACCACGTCTGATTCATGTCTACACCAAAAAAGGTAAAGGTTTTGCACCTGCTGAATCGGATCAGATTAAATATCATGCCATTAGCAAACTGAATGCGGTCGCAGCAGTCAAGATGGCGCCCAAATATTCAGACGTATTCGGGCAATGGCTCTGTGATGAGGCTGCACAGGATAAACGCCTACTGGCTATTACTCCCGCCATGTGCGAAGGTTCAGGCATGGTCCAGTTTGCCAAAGACTATCCGGAACGTTTCTTTGACGTTGCCATTGCCGAGCAGCATGCGGTGACACTGGCAGCCGGTATGGCCTGTGAAGGTTTAAAACCGGTCGTCGCCATTTACTCGACGTTCTTGCAGCGCGGTTATGACCAGTTGGTGCATGACGTGGCCTTACAGAATCTGGATGTGACCTTTGGCATCGACCGGGCGGGGCTGGTCGGTGAAGATGGGCCGACACATGCCGGTGCCTATGATTATGCATATATGCGCACAATTCCCAATCTGGTGATTATGGCGCCTAAAGATGAAAATGAATGCCGTCAGATGTTGCATACGGCTTATCTTTATAATGGTCCGGCCGCGGTACGTTATCCACGTGGTAATGGACTGGGTGTTGAAATTCAGCAAACTATGGTCGAGATGCCGATTGGTCAGGCAGAGGCTTTGCTCAGCCTGAACGAGCAATCTGATGAGCATATTTCAATTCTGGCTTTCGGTAGTCGGGTCCAGGCAGCCGTAGAAGCAGCTCAGGCTTTTGCCAGTCGCTATGAAGTTGGCGTACGTGTCATCAATATGCGTTTCATTAAGCCTTTAGATACCAGTATGCTGGATCAGCTTGCACACTCCACCAGTTTATTTGTTACTGTCGAAGAGCATGCGATCATGGGCGGTGCTGGTAGTGCAGTCAATGAATATCTGGCTGAAGCACAGATCGTGAAGCCAATGTTAAATCTGGGGCTGGACGATACCTTTATGGCACAGGCAACACATAGCCAGATGTTGCAACAAGCTGGACTTGATGCACAAAGTATTGAAAAATCCATTGCTCAGGCCTGGTCTAAACTGGCACAAAGCGTTCTATCCTAA